A genomic segment from Legionella quinlivanii encodes:
- a CDS encoding DUF1840 domain-containing protein encodes MLVKFVSDAYENIVMFEKVARELISMMGHSGEIPGALTEEQIPEALAMLQSALEKQRQAPSKQGFDDEEEEKPVSLSNRAFPLVNMLKSAAREKADVLWDFQ; translated from the coding sequence ATGCTCGTTAAATTTGTCAGTGATGCCTATGAAAATATTGTGATGTTTGAAAAAGTAGCCAGGGAATTGATAAGCATGATGGGGCATTCCGGCGAAATTCCCGGCGCTCTTACAGAAGAGCAGATTCCCGAAGCTTTGGCCATGTTGCAATCCGCTCTCGAAAAACAACGTCAGGCCCCCTCAAAACAGGGCTTTGACGATGAGGAGGAAGAAAAGCCGGTTAGCTTGTCAAATCGGGCATTTCCCCTGGTCAACATGTTGAAATCGGCCGCCCGGGAAAAAGCGGATGTACTTTGGGATTTCCAATAA
- a CDS encoding YajQ family cyclic di-GMP-binding protein, which produces MPSFDIVSEINLVELRHAVDNAIREMGTRFDFRGVESSIDLKELTVTLKSESDFQVRQLEDLFRNHCTKRNVSLVGVEIEDKPIHTGKTYTLNMKFKQGIDQPAAKELINLIKEAKLKVQTSIQGDKVRVNGKKRDDLQEVIALLKKEKVPVELQFENFRD; this is translated from the coding sequence ATGCCTTCTTTTGATATAGTCTCTGAAATCAACCTGGTGGAGCTGCGTCACGCAGTCGATAATGCCATCAGGGAAATGGGAACCCGCTTTGATTTTCGCGGCGTAGAGTCCAGCATCGATTTGAAAGAGCTAACCGTTACTCTAAAATCAGAGTCTGATTTTCAGGTTAGACAACTTGAAGATTTATTCCGTAATCACTGCACCAAACGTAATGTGAGTTTAGTCGGTGTGGAGATCGAAGATAAGCCCATTCATACCGGAAAAACCTATACGCTGAATATGAAGTTCAAGCAGGGAATTGATCAGCCTGCAGCGAAGGAGCTCATCAATCTTATCAAGGAGGCCAAGCTCAAAGTCCAAACGTCTATTCAGGGTGATAAAGTGCGGGTTAACGGCAAAAAACGCGATGATTTGCAGGAAGTAATTGCCTTATTGAAAAAGGAAAAAGTGCCTGTGGAATTACAGTTTGAAAATTTTCGAGATTAA